One window from the genome of Alkalihalobacillus sp. LMS6 encodes:
- the eis gene encoding enhanced intracellular survival protein Eis, with translation MTVKSLTTADFDEAFQLSRYAFQAKPTQEQTEFARTQWASVKASQFGIKDNDRIISKLTLLSLHIHLYNTIIPMGGIASVASYPEARRRGSVRKLLLHSLEQMKENGQLISYLAPFSVPFYRKFGWEILCDEVTYTLRKDQLPLPLPNIEGSLSRTSYTDSRIKTVYEQSICHGMLHRDDDWWARKQEGFKENETVLYEDADGTPMGYIVYHIENSKWKTEEFVYVNQAALKALLHFIGQHDSMLQEATLTVPESKGMHFFLPDPLTSAETKPYFMARIVDFSQFIAMLPFKEEGQFTIRIQDECAAWNDQTFSLSIQESHVTCEPTSAPPTIFMTIQVASSLLMGYRRPEFFRDTGLITGERNDVHAFLQTLPTEQPTLHDFF, from the coding sequence ATGACAGTGAAATCATTAACAACGGCTGATTTTGATGAAGCCTTTCAATTGAGTCGCTATGCGTTTCAAGCAAAACCAACGCAAGAACAAACGGAATTTGCACGAACGCAATGGGCAAGTGTGAAGGCTTCACAGTTTGGTATCAAGGATAATGACAGAATCATCTCAAAGTTAACATTATTATCTTTACATATTCATTTGTACAATACCATCATTCCTATGGGTGGAATTGCTAGCGTAGCCTCCTACCCGGAGGCCCGAAGAAGAGGGAGCGTCCGTAAACTCTTGCTCCATAGCCTTGAACAAATGAAAGAAAACGGTCAGCTTATCTCTTATTTAGCCCCATTCTCCGTACCGTTTTATCGAAAATTTGGGTGGGAGATCTTATGTGATGAAGTGACCTACACGTTAAGGAAAGACCAACTCCCTCTTCCTCTCCCAAACATTGAGGGCTCATTGAGTCGAACTTCCTATACAGATTCTCGTATAAAAACCGTTTATGAACAAAGCATTTGTCACGGCATGCTCCATCGAGATGATGACTGGTGGGCAAGAAAGCAAGAAGGCTTTAAAGAAAATGAAACGGTTCTTTATGAAGATGCCGATGGTACACCAATGGGATACATTGTTTATCACATAGAGAATTCAAAGTGGAAAACAGAAGAGTTTGTCTACGTAAATCAAGCCGCTTTAAAGGCGTTGCTTCACTTCATTGGTCAGCACGACTCTATGCTTCAAGAAGCTACCCTCACTGTACCTGAATCAAAAGGAATGCATTTTTTCTTACCGGACCCGCTAACTTCAGCGGAAACGAAACCGTACTTTATGGCGCGAATCGTGGACTTCTCGCAATTTATAGCCATGCTCCCATTTAAAGAAGAGGGGCAATTTACGATTCGCATTCAAGATGAATGTGCTGCATGGAATGATCAGACGTTCTCTTTATCGATTCAAGAGAGCCATGTTACGTGCGAACCAACGAGTGCACCGCCGACCATTTTTATGACGATACAAGTTGCATCGAGCTTATTAATGGGCTACAGACGTCCGGAGTTTTTTAGAGATACAGGACTGATAACCGGCGAACGCAATGATGTTCACGCTTTTTTACAAACGTTACCAACCGAACAACCTACTTTACATGATTTCTTTTAA
- a CDS encoding methyl-accepting chemotaxis protein gives MKQKNISLKWKLMFAFGLMLLIPSLVIGVFSYLTTRDNVEETMHAQAEQMTSNVHSSVQQYMELQTELAFYMGSTVDGSQSADELASELDALLRENERIHELYIVNSSGEGVAIQPDGNTEDVANTEDLADNYGIHEFTWLRDVIARQTDVAVSEPFFNSEEDADIIFASLSSDREHVVAMRVDFNPILNYVADASIGSTGYLFLVDHLSRVVYHPVLESGEYIPATLSSLFVEEGEAGQFQFQMDEGEPREITYDTVSPTGWILAGAMLPNEVRQLVEPILITMIIVVVVTLIIGSVIIFGVVRAIVRPIAGLSEVAAVISKGNLSSTYKVKSTFRDEVGVLAESFDEMRQSLIATITGIRDKSTYLAASSEELQASTEQNMQATEQITLAIQEVSGSVEEQTSSMDQGKSAATTISTGIHGIQQSTTLVTEAVKDAVQAVQTGQEGIKSSVEQMNTIQQKVRSISTTVESLEQQAGTISQVSQMISDIAEQTNLLALNASIEAARAGENGRGFAVVADEVRKLAEQSNNAAKTVQEHINNVQDETQVVVQEMIAGEGEVGKGVTIIEEAGQSFSSIKAHMNQVTEKISLVTEEVKTMANQTEQFIQSYDQISTANETTSASMQNVSASTEEQLASMEEILSSTTNLAELADELEDMIAKFEWND, from the coding sequence ATGAAGCAGAAAAACATAAGTTTAAAGTGGAAATTAATGTTTGCATTTGGATTGATGTTACTTATACCAAGTCTCGTAATTGGGGTGTTTTCGTATTTAACAACGCGCGATAATGTTGAAGAAACGATGCATGCACAAGCGGAACAAATGACGTCCAACGTTCATTCGTCTGTACAGCAATATATGGAGTTACAGACAGAGTTGGCTTTTTATATGGGGAGTACGGTAGATGGGTCCCAGTCAGCGGATGAACTTGCATCGGAGCTGGACGCTTTGCTTAGAGAAAATGAACGAATTCATGAGCTTTATATTGTAAATAGCTCTGGAGAAGGGGTTGCGATTCAACCGGATGGGAATACGGAAGATGTCGCGAATACGGAAGACTTAGCCGACAATTATGGCATTCATGAATTTACGTGGCTACGAGACGTGATTGCAAGACAAACCGATGTTGCGGTCAGTGAACCATTTTTTAATAGCGAAGAAGATGCGGATATTATTTTCGCTTCGTTATCAAGTGATCGAGAGCATGTTGTCGCGATGCGTGTTGATTTTAATCCGATTTTAAACTATGTGGCAGATGCGTCAATTGGGAGTACAGGCTACTTATTCTTAGTTGACCACCTTTCAAGAGTCGTCTATCATCCGGTGCTCGAATCTGGAGAATACATACCCGCTACTCTTAGTTCTTTATTTGTCGAGGAAGGCGAAGCAGGACAATTTCAGTTTCAAATGGATGAGGGGGAGCCAAGAGAAATTACGTATGATACGGTTTCACCTACAGGATGGATTCTCGCAGGTGCGATGTTGCCGAATGAAGTTCGGCAACTAGTGGAACCAATTTTAATTACGATGATTATTGTTGTTGTCGTGACGCTTATCATCGGATCCGTTATTATTTTTGGTGTAGTTCGTGCGATTGTACGTCCGATTGCCGGATTATCAGAAGTGGCGGCGGTTATTAGTAAAGGAAATTTAAGCTCTACCTATAAAGTGAAATCAACCTTTAGAGATGAAGTGGGTGTGCTCGCAGAGTCTTTTGATGAAATGAGGCAATCCCTTATTGCGACGATTACAGGGATTCGAGATAAATCAACGTATTTAGCAGCTTCATCAGAAGAACTCCAGGCAAGTACAGAGCAGAATATGCAGGCAACCGAGCAAATTACGTTAGCCATTCAAGAGGTATCTGGCAGTGTGGAAGAGCAAACTTCGAGTATGGATCAAGGAAAGTCTGCTGCAACAACCATTTCAACTGGAATCCATGGCATCCAGCAATCAACGACTCTTGTAACCGAAGCGGTAAAAGACGCTGTACAAGCTGTGCAAACTGGACAAGAAGGGATAAAAAGCAGTGTCGAACAAATGAATACCATTCAACAAAAAGTACGATCCATTTCTACGACTGTTGAAAGCCTAGAGCAACAAGCAGGAACGATTAGCCAAGTTAGTCAAATGATTTCTGATATTGCCGAACAAACGAATTTGCTCGCTTTGAACGCATCCATAGAGGCTGCACGAGCAGGTGAAAATGGACGAGGCTTTGCTGTTGTCGCGGATGAAGTTCGAAAATTAGCAGAGCAATCAAATAATGCGGCCAAAACCGTGCAGGAGCACATCAACAACGTGCAGGACGAGACACAAGTTGTTGTACAAGAAATGATTGCTGGTGAGGGAGAAGTCGGAAAAGGTGTGACCATTATTGAAGAAGCAGGGCAATCGTTCTCTTCAATAAAAGCACATATGAATCAGGTGACAGAGAAGATTTCCCTTGTTACAGAAGAAGTGAAGACGATGGCTAATCAGACAGAGCAGTTCATTCAGTCTTATGACCAAATTTCAACTGCGAATGAAACAACTTCTGCAAGCATGCAAAATGTATCGGCATCGACAGAAGAACAGCTCGCTTCAATGGAGGAAATTTTGAGCTCAACGACGAACCTTGCAGAACTAGCAGATGAACTAGAAGACATGATTGCTAAATTTGAGTGGAACGACTAA
- a CDS encoding S9 family peptidase has protein sequence MQLSDFLTIDTASSPVFHPVQSDRFLYINDASGLPQAYEYNLTTQSSSRLIETSERIMFATYVGDDILIGMDHGVNEKQQLFLVKNKEDLLPLTDDPAHIHQYGGLSPDKQTIAWSSNRRHPQFFDVYTQRTDTFEIECVYEEDGRHDPVSFHPNGKQLLIQKTSTNLDNDLGLLHLETKTIEWLTLHNGEAHFTNACFDKEGTYIYCISNVGREYSGVARIHVETKALEWLYTANYDYEELVLSKDGAYLAYALNKGGVSEAYLTHIPAWQETKLSIEKGVVSSFSFSKDTSHVLFSLNGALHPTSIWCYEVEKKQLQAVENCTKARHITPHLTQSEEVMFTSSDGETISSFYYKPAEEGPHPVVIFVHGGPESQIRSVYNPFLQYFVSQGFAVCTPNVRGSTGYGKRFHHLDDKRNRMDSVRDLNELAEWLKAQELAIPDKIAVMGRSYGGFMVLAAITHYPTQWAAAIDIVGISSFKSFLENTSIWRRKVREAEYGSLEEDIDFFDNIDPIHKVDQIEAPLLVLHGRNDPRVPISEAEQIVEQLQQRNHPVDFLYFENEGHFFVRYENNLAAYEKSFEFLQKWL, from the coding sequence ATGCAGCTTTCAGATTTTCTTACGATTGATACCGCATCAAGTCCTGTTTTTCATCCGGTTCAATCTGATCGATTTCTTTACATAAATGATGCATCTGGTTTGCCTCAAGCCTACGAATACAACTTAACCACGCAGTCATCTAGCCGGTTGATTGAAACATCCGAACGAATCATGTTTGCCACATACGTTGGTGATGACATTTTAATCGGTATGGATCATGGTGTTAATGAAAAACAACAACTCTTCCTAGTTAAAAATAAGGAGGATCTGCTACCATTAACAGACGATCCCGCTCATATCCATCAATACGGTGGGCTCTCACCTGATAAACAAACGATTGCATGGAGCAGCAACCGTCGGCATCCCCAGTTTTTTGATGTCTATACCCAGCGTACCGATACATTTGAAATAGAATGTGTCTATGAAGAGGATGGTCGCCACGACCCAGTGTCGTTTCATCCTAATGGAAAACAGCTACTGATCCAAAAAACATCGACAAATTTAGATAATGATCTAGGTCTCTTACATTTAGAAACCAAAACCATTGAATGGCTCACACTACATAACGGCGAAGCTCATTTTACTAATGCTTGTTTTGATAAAGAAGGGACGTACATCTATTGCATTAGTAACGTTGGTAGAGAATATAGCGGCGTTGCACGCATTCACGTTGAAACGAAAGCGCTGGAGTGGCTATATACAGCTAATTATGATTATGAAGAACTCGTGTTAAGTAAGGATGGGGCATATTTAGCGTATGCGCTAAACAAAGGGGGCGTTTCCGAAGCGTACCTTACCCATATTCCAGCATGGCAAGAAACGAAACTTTCGATTGAGAAAGGTGTTGTTTCAAGTTTTTCGTTTTCTAAAGATACAAGCCACGTCCTATTTTCATTAAACGGTGCCTTACATCCAACCTCTATTTGGTGCTATGAAGTCGAGAAAAAACAATTGCAAGCTGTTGAAAACTGTACGAAGGCTCGTCACATCACCCCACACTTAACGCAATCAGAAGAAGTGATGTTTACAAGTTCAGATGGCGAAACGATTTCTTCTTTCTATTACAAACCAGCAGAAGAAGGTCCGCATCCCGTCGTTATTTTTGTCCATGGTGGTCCCGAAAGCCAGATTCGTTCTGTTTATAACCCATTTCTTCAGTACTTTGTCTCACAAGGTTTTGCTGTTTGCACACCAAATGTACGTGGAAGCACTGGCTACGGAAAGCGATTTCATCATCTAGATGATAAACGGAACAGGATGGATTCGGTTCGTGATTTAAATGAACTAGCAGAATGGTTAAAAGCGCAAGAGCTAGCCATCCCAGATAAAATTGCGGTGATGGGAAGAAGCTACGGCGGCTTTATGGTTCTAGCAGCAATCACTCATTACCCAACACAGTGGGCTGCCGCCATCGATATCGTCGGTATTTCAAGCTTCAAATCATTTTTAGAGAATACAAGTATATGGAGAAGGAAAGTGCGGGAAGCAGAGTATGGCTCTCTTGAAGAAGATATTGATTTCTTTGACAACATCGACCCGATCCATAAAGTCGATCAAATTGAAGCGCCTCTTCTTGTTCTACACGGTCGAAATGATCCACGTGTGCCAATCTCTGAGGCAGAGCAAATTGTTGAGCAACTTCAACAACGCAACCATCCTGTAGATTTTTTATACTTTGAAAATGAAGGTCATTTCTTTGTTCGCTACGAGAATAATCTAGCAGCTTACGAAAAATCATTTGAGTTTTTACAGAAGTGGCTATAA
- a CDS encoding nicotinate phosphoribosyltransferase, which yields MSEHMKTIFDFVKPTRYRYIHICKECDQPSFSNESSSEEPCIRCGANAYHVTPYYNPSEDYALDVDYYAITMMYALWKEGLHQTQVVFDDFYRKAPFVRGVGEFSTELGGYVAFGGLGHLIDTIENLYFNESDINYLREQSEGFDEAFLDDLRKLRFSGDLHAVEEGNIVFPNTPLIRIEAPVWECIWIEAMLLNIINAESLVLTKGARIKTIAGKDGLLEMGKRRAQGRDASVNGAKMAYIAGFDATSNVKAGKQFSMPITGTQAHVFIMFHPSELEAFLAYAEVFPQKTIPLLDTTDTLGSGLPHAIETARRLEEKGYEMTAVRLDSGDLAYLSKKVRKRLDEEGLEHVKIAATNDLDEYTIASLKQQGARVDIWGVGTKFITAYDNPALGGVHKIVARRPLHSELESDQYTKDDWVALIKISESIEKILNPGRKKVYRLFGDDGMAKGDYVCLEHESLEGKEEILLKHPRNPLKAKRIRDFQAVELLQPIFEGGKLVYDVPSLREVRDYHAFQKQSFWEEYLRLEVPEVYPVSLSDELTEMKNQLIHEKREG from the coding sequence ATGTCTGAACATATGAAAACAATCTTTGATTTTGTTAAGCCGACTCGTTATCGCTATATCCACATTTGCAAAGAATGTGACCAACCGAGTTTCTCGAACGAGTCTTCTAGCGAGGAGCCGTGCATCCGATGTGGTGCCAATGCTTATCATGTCACGCCTTATTATAATCCCTCTGAAGACTATGCACTTGATGTTGATTATTATGCGATTACGATGATGTATGCACTTTGGAAAGAAGGGCTTCATCAAACTCAAGTTGTTTTTGATGACTTTTATCGGAAAGCCCCTTTTGTTCGAGGCGTTGGCGAATTTAGTACAGAGTTAGGTGGCTATGTCGCGTTCGGTGGACTTGGACATTTAATTGATACAATCGAAAACTTATACTTTAATGAAAGTGATATAAATTACTTACGAGAGCAATCAGAAGGTTTTGATGAAGCGTTTCTCGATGATTTACGAAAGCTCCGTTTTAGTGGTGATTTACATGCTGTTGAAGAGGGCAATATTGTGTTCCCAAATACGCCGCTTATCCGAATTGAAGCTCCAGTTTGGGAATGCATTTGGATTGAAGCGATGTTGTTAAACATCATTAATGCTGAATCACTCGTGCTCACAAAAGGCGCACGCATTAAAACGATTGCGGGCAAAGACGGCTTACTAGAGATGGGCAAAAGACGTGCGCAAGGTAGAGATGCCAGTGTGAATGGTGCAAAAATGGCCTACATCGCTGGTTTTGACGCGACGAGTAACGTAAAAGCGGGTAAACAATTCTCGATGCCGATCACAGGTACACAAGCGCATGTGTTTATTATGTTTCACCCTTCCGAATTGGAAGCTTTTCTTGCGTATGCGGAAGTATTCCCGCAGAAAACCATTCCACTCTTAGATACGACTGACACATTAGGAAGTGGATTGCCGCATGCGATTGAAACAGCTCGTCGACTAGAAGAAAAAGGATATGAGATGACGGCCGTTCGGTTGGATAGTGGGGATTTGGCTTATTTATCTAAAAAAGTTCGCAAGCGTCTTGACGAAGAAGGATTGGAGCATGTAAAGATTGCGGCAACCAACGATTTAGATGAATACACAATTGCGTCACTGAAACAGCAAGGCGCAAGAGTAGACATTTGGGGTGTTGGAACAAAGTTTATCACAGCGTATGACAACCCTGCTCTTGGTGGTGTGCATAAGATTGTAGCGAGACGCCCATTGCATTCGGAATTAGAATCAGACCAATATACAAAAGATGACTGGGTGGCGTTAATTAAGATCTCTGAAAGTATCGAGAAGATTTTAAATCCAGGAAGAAAGAAAGTCTACCGCTTGTTTGGAGACGATGGGATGGCAAAAGGAGATTATGTTTGTTTAGAACATGAATCGTTAGAAGGAAAAGAGGAAATTCTCCTAAAACATCCACGCAACCCATTAAAGGCGAAGCGAATTCGTGACTTCCAAGCGGTGGAATTGTTACAGCCGATCTTTGAAGGCGGAAAGCTAGTTTATGATGTTCCTTCCCTTCGTGAAGTCCGTGACTATCATGCTTTTCAAAAACAATCTTTTTGGGAAGAATATCTTCGCTTAGAAGTACCAGAAGTGTACCCAGTATCCTTATCAGATGAATTGACAGAGATGAAAAACCAGCTCATTCATGAAAAGCGAGAAGGGTAA